From the genome of Primulina huaijiensis isolate GDHJ02 chromosome 11, ASM1229523v2, whole genome shotgun sequence:
AACatatttcttggtttagcatGTGGTATCAAGCCTTTTTTTACGAGTAGTTAACTACTATTACCAAAACTACGTTCCATCTACCCATAAAAGTTGTTTCCCCATCAAGTAGGTGTGACCTGAAGTTCCGACTTACTGATGCAGGTTTTGAAAAAGTAGCGGTTGCATGTTGTGGAACTGGAATGATTGAGATGAGCTATTTGTGTAATGAACACAATCCCTACACATGTTCAGATGCAAACAAATATGTGTTTTGGGATTCATTCCACCCCACTGAGAAAACAAACGCCATAATAGCAGAGTATGCTGTCCGAACATCTCTCGCTGCATTTTATTAGTAAGTCAACAGAGAAAACAAATGTCATAGGCAGATGCCTTTCGAATATCTCTGACAAACAAGTGTTTTGTTAGCAAGTTTTTCTCTTACAGTACATTTGTGGTCACAATAAGGCCTTTAATTCATTTACAAATGTATGCAATGATACTACATTCTTTGATGTCTGCTCTCTCAATGTATAAATCCCCCAACATTTCTCTGCTTGAGATTTAGCTTGGGGTAGTTAAACCCATCCCAAGGAAGTGAGGAAGTGGTGGGTCTTTCCTTGCTTGTAGAATGAATCATTAATCCATGAGTTTTGATCTCATTTGATAATAAGATTTCAATTTGTTGCATACAAGGGCATGCTAATACGAAGATTGGTAACACTAAAAAATCTCAACTACTTCTGTTTAATTTCAGAGGTTAGTcgaaacaaaaagaaaagaacGATGCAGAGAATTAATCAATAATCAATTGCCACAAGTCCATTTCTCATGGGCTGACATCAATTTAAGCCTGTATATACTTGTACAACATCACTTTAGAAAATTAAAACAGCCACCAGGAGCAAacataacaaaaataacaatgGCCAGAAGATGAACTACTATGACGATTGCTTCAGCACTCCATGCAGGAACTTTCCTTATAACTTTCATCATTCAAAAAAATGgccttgacaaggagttcatttgGAGGTAAATGCACACTTAAAAACTTTAATGAACTTGCAAAAATCACTTGGGCTGCTTTGGGAAATGCAACCTGATCAACATGGGAAGTTCAGTAAGTTCGACCTTAGGCTTGCCCAACAGAATGTTCTTCAGCTTGTGATCACAATTCACAATGTTTTTATTGCTCGGATCCTGGAAAAGGGAAAGGCATGCGAGCTTGATTAGGTGCTGAGGGGAGGGCCAAAACAACTCAAATAGAAGTCTTGCAGAGTGCATGAAGACTTATAGAGTCCAGAATAAGAGTTACAACCAGATGTAAGGATGAGGAAGCTCCATTTGTCGCAAGAAGGCAAagaattcaagaaattaaagttGATAAAACCAAAAGTAGTAACAAAGGGACACAATTCAGGAGCCATCATGATCACCAGCTGCatcagaaaaacaaaaacacacTCGCGACTTAACCTGAAGATTGTTCAGCTTGATATACGACCACACATGCCTAAAGCAGTTTAATTGAGAACTCTGAGACTGACCCATGAATTCTCTCAGTGTCGAAGGCAGATTTACAAGGTCAATCAAATCCGCAACCATCTTAGGGTTGTCTGTAACAGCCTTCTTCATCCCCCGTGGCAACATTTTCATCCGCCCACAACCTGCAGTGACAACACGCCAATAAAATTTTCCCTAGTAAATATCTGCTGCTGTATATCAATCAGAATTCACATCAATTCGAAACAAAAAACAGTTAACCTTCAATCCGAAGAAAAAGGCGCCGATTCGTATAAATCCAAGGTGGATTTGGGCGTGGCAAAAGTGTCAGAAACGGAGCCCCGTTAGTGTATGAAGACGTTTGAACCGGGTCTCTTCGTTGCT
Proteins encoded in this window:
- the LOC140987154 gene encoding upstream activation factor subunit UAF30-like; the protein is MKMLPRGMKKAVTDNPKMVADLIDLVNLPSTLREFMGQSQSSQLNCFRHVWSYIKLNNLQDPSNKNIVNCDHKLKNILLGKPKVELTELPMLIRLHFPKQPK